The following proteins come from a genomic window of Apium graveolens cultivar Ventura unplaced genomic scaffold, ASM990537v1 ctg7795, whole genome shotgun sequence:
- the LOC141704402 gene encoding fatty acid hydroperoxide lyase, chloroplastic-like, translating to MELVEKKDVLAGDYMPSTSLTGDVRTCIYLDTTEPRHAQLKNYILDILKRSRSIWISTLTTNLDTTWETIYSDISKSESKDAAFDVPLKKFLFSFLTRSLTGADSSKSPELSEKGYTYLERWLLIQVIPTVKLGLCQPFEEIFLHSFTYPSFLVNGGYNKVAEFIRKEGSQVLQIGITEFGLREEDALHNLMYVLGFNAFGGLLAFFPTLINILGNDKMLQEKLRVEVRDACKGESLSFNSVSQLDQVNSFIYEALRLNPPVPLQFGRARKDFTLSSHDSAFEVKKGEVICGYQPLVMRDGKVFDDPEKFVADRFTKNKGTELLSYVFWSNGSQTESPSANNKQCPAKDIVPITAALFVAHLFQRYDSFTVDSSGSKITSLEKAKNI from the exons ATGGAGCTTGTGGAGAAGAAAGATGTATTGGCCGGAGATTACATGCCGAGTACTAGCTTAACCGGAGATGTTCGTACTTGTATTTATCTTGATACCACTGAGCCCCGACATGCTCAG CTGAAGAACTACATATTGGACATCCTAAAACGGAGCAGAAGCATATGGATCTCAACTCTCACCACAAACCTAGACACAACGTGGGAAACAATCTACTCCGACATCTCCAAATCAGAATCCAAAGACGCCGCCTTCGACGTGCCGTTAAAAAAGTTCCTCTTCAGCTTCCTAACTCGGTCCTTAACCGGAGCTGACTCATCAAAATCGCCCGAGTTATCCGAAAAAGGATACACTTATCTGGAACGCTGGCTCCTCATTCAAGTCATCCCAACTGTAAAACTCGGCCTTTGTCAGCCTTTCGAAGAAATTTTTCTCCACTCATTTACTTACCCTTCGTTTCTAGTAAACGGTGGCTATAACAAAGTAGCTGAGTTTATACGAAAAGAAGGTTCACAAGTGTTGCAAATAGGAATAACGGAGTTTGGACTCAGGGAAGAAGATGCACTTCATAACCTTATGTATGTACTAGGGTTCAATGCATTTGGTGGACTTTTAGCTTTTTTCCCAACTCTTATAAATATTCTTGGAAATGATAAAATGTTGCAAGAGAAACTTAGGGTGGAAGTAAGAGATGCATGCAAGGGTGAGTCACTGAGTTTCAACTCGGTGAGTCAACTCGACCAGGTTAACTCGTTTATTTACGAAGCTCTAAGACTCAACCCTCCCGTGCCCTTGCAGTTCGGAAGGGCACGGAAGGATTTTACGCTGAGTTCGCATGACTCAGCATTTGAGGTGAAGAAAGGAGAGGTGATTTGCGGGTACCAACCTTTGGTTATGAGAGATGGGAAGGTGTTTGATGATCCGGAGAAATTTGTAGCCGATAGGTTTACGAAAAATAAAGGGACCGAGTTACTGAGTTATGTGTTCTGGTCGAATGGGTCGCAAACCGAGTCCCCGAGTGCGAATAACAAGCAGTGTCCTGCTAAAGATATTGTACCAATTACAGCGGCTTTATTTGTGGCTCATTTGTTTCAAAGGTATGATTCGTTCACGGTTGATTCTTCTGGCTCCAAGATCACATCACTTGAAAAGGCTAAAAATATATGA
- the LOC141704396 gene encoding uncharacterized protein LOC141704396, whose translation MHRDKVSSSDGLTPAFSPEFLAYFRKQNACRLKDLRPIALCNVLYKILSKVLANRLERILPQIITENQAAFVPGDPLSPYLFLFCGEGLSLALSKAVAEETIHGMKKSGVFFGSNVRQDKHAAISSILGVNNDLQSGLYLGLPSLVGRSKKRVFDFIKERMWKRLQGWKAKKISRIGKIVLIKNVATTIPSYCMSSFLLPQSMCHDMEAQGIPSARFIWNGILTAKNEVFQGYRWILGDGKSIRCTRDAWLVSKSDFKVDQSWTYGNNNLAVADLFQPNDRAWNISKVSEMFSSADAAVVLSTRIPFLPAVDRLAWSKTSNGKYSVKTGYQLWHSRNVGTDSVSQSPETADQDLLVTIAKVLWGVWFFRNKKVWEGRVTNAIVVME comes from the exons ATGCACCGGGATAAAGTTAGTAGTTCGGATGGTCTTACTCCTGCCTTTTCCCCAGAATTTCTGGCCTACTTTAG AAAACAAAATGCTTGTCGATTAAAAGACCTTCGCCCTATAGCTTTGTGCAATGTATTGTACAAGATTTTGTCTAAAGTTTTGGCCAACCGTTTGGAGCGCATTCTTCCCCAGATTATTACAGAAAATCAAGCTGCGTTTGTGCCTG GGGATCCCCTTTCTCCCTACTTGTTTCTCTTTTGTGGAGAGGGGTTGTCATTAGCTCTCTCTAAAGCTGTCGCGGAGGAAACCATTCATGGTATGAAA AAATCTGGGGTTTTCTTCGGTTCGAATGTTAGGCAGGATAAACATGCTGCAATATCAAGTATATTGGGCGTTAACAATGATCTTCAGTCTGGTTTGTATCTAGGCTTACCTTCTCTGGTTGGACGGTCTAAGAAGCGAGTTTTTGATTTTATTAAAGAGAGAATGTGGAAACGACTTCAAGGTTGGAAAGCCAAGAAAATATCTCGTATTGGTAAAATAGTTTTGATTAAAAATGTTGCAACGACCATCCCATCGTATTGTATGTCGTCCTTCCTTTTGCCGCAATCGATGTGTCATGATATGGAG GCACAAGGAATACCAAGTGCTAGATTTATCTGGAATGGAATTCTTACAGCTAAGAATGAGGTGTTTCAGGGTTATCGTTGGATTTTAGGTGATGGAAAGTCGATAAGGTGTACTCGAGACGCTTGGCTAgttagtaaaagtgattttaaAGTTGATCAATCCTGGACTTATGGTAACAACAACTTAGCAGTGGCTGACTTGTTCCAACCTAATGACAGGGCTTGGAATATCAGCAAAGTATCAGAGATGTTCTCTAGTGCTGACGCAGCCGTAGTTTTATCAACTAGAATTCCTTTTCTGCCTGCAGTTGACCGTTTGGCTTGGTCTAAAACATCTAACGGTAAATACTCGGTGAAAACAGGATATCAGCTGTGGCACTCTAGGAATGTTGGCACTGATTCTGTTTCTCAATCACCAG AAACTGCGGATCAAGACCTTTTGGTAACAATTGCTAAAGTATTGTGGGGTGTGTGGTTTTTTCGTAACAAAAAGGTGTGGGAAGGTAGAGTAACAAATGCTATTGTTGTAATGGAGTAG
- the LOC141704397 gene encoding uncharacterized protein LOC141704397 gives MTLDWKEAQKKRVITMSPNMNSVTQELVKWKKPEAGSLKLNVDATVCTCDDSFSMGLVFRDHAGVFVACKTIRQPPIGTVAEAEALAILEGLHWLLTLPHYRVFTESDSLTNVRTLQCSQDNLLEVGHILDACRIILDSRTGYSISFVKR, from the coding sequence ATGACCTTAGACTGGAAGGAAGCACAGAAGAAACGTGTTATTACAATGTCACCCAATATGAACTCTGTTACCCAAGAACTAGTTAAATGGAAAAAACCTGAAGCTGGAAGTTTAAAGCTTAATGTAGATGCTACAGTTTGCACATGTGATGACTCTTTTTCAATGGGGTTGGTTTTTCGAGATCATGCTGGTGTTTTTGTAGCTTGCAAAACAATAAGGCAACCTCCTATTGGTACAGTGGCCGAAGCTGAAGCTTTGGCCATTCTTGAAGGTCTTCATTGGCTTCTCACATTGCCTCATTATAGGGTATTTACTGAATCAGATTCCTTAACCAATGTCCGAACTCTGCAGTGTTCTCAGGATAACCTCCTAGAAGTTGGTCATATTTTGGATGCTTGCCGTATTATTCTTGATTCTAGAACAGGTTATTCGATTTCTTTTGTTAAAAGATAA